The genome window ccttctcatccacaatagactgcatacttgcccctctctccaaacacttgcattcacctccctaacaaccccatccataaacagattaaacaatgaagacatcacacacccctgccacaaaccgacattcactgggaactaatcactttcctctcttcctactcgtacacatgccttacatcctcaataaaaacttttcactgcttctaacaacttaccttccacaccatatactcttaataccttccacagagcatctctatcaactctgtcttatgccttttccagatccataaatgccacatataaatccacttgtttttctaagtatttctcacatacattcttcaaagcaaacacctgatccacacatcctctaccacttctgaaaccacactgttcttcctcagtctgatgttctgtacatgccttcaccctctcaatcaataccctcccatataatttcccaggaatactcaacaaacttatacctctgtaatttgaacacacccttatcacctttgcctttgtacaatggcactatgcatgcattctgccaatcctcaggcactttaccatgaaccattcatacattgaatatcctcaccaacctgtcaacaacacagtcaccccctttttttttaataaattccactgcaataccatccaaaaccgccgctttgccagctttcatcttccgcaaagctttcactacctcttctctatttaccaaaccattctccctgaccctctcactttgcacaccacctcgaccaaaacaccctgtatctgccactctatcatcaaacatattcaataaaccttcaaaatactctctccatctcctcacttcaccactacttatcacctccccattagcccccttcactgatgttcccatttgttctcttgtcttacacatattGTCATGTACACCCATTCCTTCATTCTCTTCCACACACATGCTCAATGCAATTTCCTTACATTTTCCAGTGACCAAACAGTTCCATCAACTGAGCATGTACTctctacctcccacaccctcctacaGCTTCCCTCATTCCCAATCATCTCATATAATACAAGCAAACAGATTCCCACATTTCTCTACAGTCTTCAATTTTCTGTAGTCTTCTGTTCTCTCCAGTTGCATCCCACACTCCCTCGCTTTCACAGTTATCCATAGCCTTACATGTTGTTCACAGCTTATAACACTACCCAGTACTTATTATGAACTCCACACCTAGCCACAATCCACCAAAGCCTTTCACACTTCCCAGGAGCCACTATTCTCACCTCTTTACTTCCTACAACTCCTCTTAGCCTTCCACTCTTCCCTGTAGCCTCTGACTGTGCCCAGCAacctttcttaaaaccttccatactTTCCCACAGCCAACCCACTTCATGAGGACCCCTCACACTCCCCCCACAGCTTTCCCTATATCTTCCTGTCTTCCATACTCTCCTAAGGCCTTATATATACCCCACTTCCCATAGCCTCATCAaatttcccatgtactcccatgattCTCCACAGCCTCCCACACTTCTTTACAGCCTTCCAGATTCTCCACAAACTGCCACAGGCTTTCATCACTTCCCTGAAACCTTCACTTCCTACCCATAGTTACCTACATTCTCCCATTGCATTAACTTGCCCTCagttacatatatttcttacaagCTTTCTCTCATGTGGTGCTGTTAATAGCATCTAAAAATACAGACTTTTCAATGCATTCTCAAGTGCTCTAATACTGAAGATGTTCTTTTGACATCCTTTCAAACCAAGCCGTACTGCATAAACTCTTACATAGCTGACACTCACCCACAGCTTTTCACGTTCTCTGGCAGCATGTCACATGTCCCCACAGCTTCATACACCCTATCCCTTCTCAGTCTCCTACAGTATTCTGTCTTTTCTCATCTACAGCATGTTACTTTTAGTCACTTCTGTCCAGCATCTGCTGACACTCACCCTGGAAATGGTTGTGGCTCGAGGGATGATAGGGAAGGAGTCGCTGCTGAAGGCCAGACTGTTCAGTAGGAAGTCGTTATCAGACTCGTCTTCAGAGCTTTCCTCACTGCCTTCCATGAGGTCCACCTGGCACTTGTCACTTAGCTGAAAACCAAAGGCAGACACAGACTTatgcacaaacacgcacacacatgtacacacatacatgggtttccatggtgtagcagttagcattgctGACTATGATTCATGCATGGCTAGGTTCAAATTCTGAGTaaggcagtcagcccacagccaacccagctgctcatcctccccttaggCCTGGTcagtaaatgagtacctggcttaggctgggatgtgtgtatacacacataagagCAAAGACCTGGCACATATATAAGGTTAAGTGAAGGGGTAGCATGAGTATAAAGCTCTCTTCCTAcatcacacaaatagtaataaccTACAGTGTTGATTATTCAAGAAGTTATCAGACATTTGTAGGGCTGCACCCCTGATGACACAGTAAGCATCTGTCTTTTTACCCATTCATCATTTTCACATGTATAATTTATCTTATTTCATGAACGAGTACTATGCAAGAAAGGCTTCATGTTTTGCTGCACACCATAAGAAAGAAAAGTTCTGCCCCATCATTCTATGTAATTTTTACCGTGAGTTACCTTGATTGATCGATTTATGTAATCAGTGAAGTGCACTGTTACTCTGGGTAAGTGTCGTCTTTTTATGACTATCCTAATTGAAACAACTTATTACTATGGTGGCCATAGAGAATGTCTCATTTCTGGAAGTCCAAGGTGAATTCATCACCATTTTTATTGATTGAGAACTTCAGGAAAAAGTAAAGAAGCAAAGGCATTCACCTGACAAGTAACCAAGTGAAAACTTCTATTCAGCAATATGGATAGTTTTTAAGCTATGATTTTTTTCCATGTCTTTTTAGCTAAATATTGTGTTCCTGATTGAAATGAAAGTTATCTGTCAATATAAGAGGAAAATTTTTGCCTTAATTACTTTTTCCTGTTATGGACAATACTGATTCattgttcatcttggtcactgaTGGTACATTATTAAACAAGCTCTACTTCTGAGATTAGATCATTGAAATAGTGTTTCACTACTTTTTGTTAATTTAGATACTTGTTACTGATGGTTTAGTAGTCACATAAAACTAAAAGACAGGTTTATCCTACTGATCTGTGGTATAGATAGCTAAAAGGCTATTTAAGCCTCTGAATAGCGACTATCTTATTATAGTATCATAACATTATAAGACTGCATCAAACTGAATGGAAAAGGAAGAAATGGTTGGTTGAATCCAGTGAAACCTGACTGGCTTACCTGCTGGATGATGTCAGGGGAGCCACCTAAGGGCAATTTGGGAAGGAGGTTGGGTTCATTCACCTGCCTACTAACTGCCACTACCTTCATCCGCCACTTTTGCTCTTTGAACCCATTTAGGACCCCATACACCTGTGGGGAGATACATGTGATATACAttgtaagagaaaggtgtatgtCAGGTTGAGGGATTGTATTCTGGTAGTGTTGGACtgcatatatattctatatatgtaaTGCATTATTTTTTGTGGACTATAGTTTGAAGATGACAGACGAAGTCATAGTTTTAAATGGGCTATAGTCCTTTTACATTTTTTAAAGCTATGACAGGATATTTGCTTCTCTGAAAATAATTGATAGTGATTTGTCATTGATGCTAGTGTGACATACAGCACACCAAGAAGCACTTACCACATAGAATGCAGCAATAGTTCCTATGAGCCCGCCTGCAATAACATCAGTGGAGGATGATTGGTGGGTAAGTAGGCTGTGGGTGGAGCctactattgtcattatgaagattccacccaccagtaccagtcTGCTACTATTCACACCGGGCAACTTTGCCATTGTTGAGAAATATATTGAAGTCCAAACACCACTGAAAAATATTGTGATTGCATCACTGTGATTGGAATATAACAGACTTAATGTAGGCAAAGCTGTGTAAAGTGAGGTACTGAAGTTAGGATCACATAACACATTTATTTAATCATGACATTACAGCTTTATTCAGTAAGTATAACAGTTTGTGACATAAGGCTTAACTAATGTTACCCAAAGATATAATATATGTGAGTTAAATGAACTTAGATTGTAGTTGGTGTTAAGACCTTATATTTTATACTTCATTTGATGGAAGTAAAAGTCACAATTTGGCAGTAGGATGTGAGCCCTAACTTGCGCTGTAACAATTGTATACTGAACGTGTGTTCTTGGGTAATTTGTACTTGGTAATCCATTTCATATGATAAAGGATTCCTGTCATGAAAGAAAGATTTAGAGACTGAGATATTTATGAGGTAAATATCCTGTCTTTTTCAACTTAGAAGAAGAGAAGCATTTTCTCAGTTTCGTTTTCTCAGAAAGTTGAAAAAGTTAATGGACTCATAGAAGCAAGACATACCAGTAGAGGGCGAGGGTGGCGTGGTAGGAGGGGAAGGCTCTGAGAGCCTCATGCATGACTATCTTGTCACCCTGACAGAGCTTCTCTGGGAACCAGGTGAGGTTACTGCTACATACAGGCATATTACCAGGTTCAGGGTCACACACATCCAGCAGGTAGGGCCTTGGGAATGCCACCAGCAACTTTATCACTGCTACCAACAACCCTGTCATACTTCCCCCCAGCAGGAAGGTACCTGAGGGACACCCACTTGTGCATTAATCTCACTCTTTACTGGGCATTTACCCAAGGCCTCTTTAGTACTAAGGTCATCACTCGTTTGTAAAAGGTCTGCTTTGGGTTACATTTTATAAGAAAAGACTGTGAAGCTCTACTGTCCATCAGTAGATACATGAGTGTTACAGAATAAGTTAGTGTTGATCTAAATTCACTGTTATATTTAAAATGAGACCTGATGGGGGTCAGGATATATTAGAAAACCACTCCCATATAACTCTACCATCTTAACACTTGCTTCATGTTGTTTTACTGCTGAGTATAGCTGTAGTATTTAAAGTAGAGGAGGTAACctttcaaaattttcttttttctttttacatcctGCCATATACAGATCACAGTGGTATGATAATAATGCTAGAATGTAGAGGTCAAGTCCAAGTACTCACATATGAAACGTGGGATTCTTCTGGCCCAGAGCGGAAATGTGAAGCAGGTGCTCTCTACCTTTTTGACTTTATGAGGTGGGAACTGCGacctcatcacctccaccaagaTGACCTAGCAATGATATGAAGATATTAGATTGTGATTGTGCCTGTATGGAGTTGTCATTCACAAACATCAGCATCTGCCATCATGACTAATTCAAAATTATATTTTAGAAAAGTTATGAATTACCAGGATATTAGATTGTGATTGTGCCTGTATGGAGTTGTCATTCACAAACATCAGCATCTGCCATCATGACTAATTCAGAATTATATTTTAGAAAATTTATGAATTACCAGGCAATATGAAACAATATCACCGCTATCAACCACTCACCATGCAACAGGGCACTACGATGGCACATGTAAAGAAGATAGACTCTGACAAGGTGAAGGTGACACTGGAGGTGAGAGTGTGGTTAACTTGGAATTCATGCAGGAATGAGATGCCTGCCAGGTCAGAGCAAGGCAGCTGCAGAACCTCCCAGTTGACCAGGCTGCAATCCTCTCGTAAACTGGGATCAAACCTGTTGGTTCACCGATCCTTGTAGAAGAGTTGTATTTACCTAAATACAAACTTGGCTTCATGTATTTGTTTTTCCATGTTTGTTCACCGTTTcttacattagtgaggtagccccaTTCTCTACTGgttatgtgtattgcaccaaaaccacaaccccctgtTGACAACTAGGTACCatagatctttctgtggtttactgCGGCTGCTTCATATCCTCTTGTTCTGTCAATTGACagcaatttgcccccttcacaccACATCATTTAAGTTCATTCTATcacatgcatgtctttcaccctgcGTATTCagaccccgagcactcaaaatatatttcattacatccttttgtcttcatttttgtctccccttttccttgttccttccacttttgatacataaatcctctttcAACCTCTTGTCACACTTTCTCcgtgtgttcaaaccatttcagtataccctcttcagctctcatccACACTATTCTTACTGCTACACCTCCCTCTTacttttttattacttactcgatcaaaccacctcacaccacatgttgtccccaAACTTTTTAgtttcaacacatctaccctcctctagACATCCTCCATACAGCCCATACTTCTCACCCACACAtcatcactgggactactataccttcaaacatactagctTTCACCCTCCCAGGTAATGAACCCCCTTTCCAATTATTCCTCAATGGTCCTAGAACCTAATATCTCATTCCCACTTCTGttattccattcactgccatgttcactcccagttatcaaaaacaccacttcctccaaattttctccattgaaaccacaccccagctaacctgtccctctacctcaCTAAACCTTGCTTGAATTCTCAATTTCCTTCATTTGCAAACTCCAAAACACAGACACCATtgtttgcagtttcttacttgaatctgtcAATATTATgacataagcaaacaacaactgactcaattcgcAGGCCCACCCTATCACCCTGTACAGACTGCACTGATCATCCCTTTCTCCAAGGTccatacatttacctccctcaccaccccatccatctattaaacagccatggtgacaacttACCTGAGGCAGTAGTTGAGACCACAGAGAGCTGCCGTGAGGAGAACATCAATGCAGGCTAGAGGGAAAAGTAGGGGGTTCCTGACTGTGACCACACTCTGCCCCTCTCTTGCCTTCACCATGCCTTCCAGTTgttgacctccctcctcccacgtgcTCATGCTGCAATAGAGAAACCGAGAAATAATCAGTTGTGTAGCTCTACCAACCACATCCTTGAGAAGCACTCATCAACTGGCATTCCCATTAGGCACTCGCACCCACATCCAGATACGGCATTAAACTGCCTCTTCCCATGTAAGGCATTCCACATCCCCATCCATTTCAGGCATTCACCAACCATGTCTTGTGTAGGTTTATATGATGGATGCGGCACCACCAGGATACAGTACTACACTATTGGGAGTCATGTAGTTTGGTTTTTTTTCTGTCATGACCTATCAGCTGGATAGTCCTTGTAGGTGCCTGGCACTGTTGCAAATGGGTAGGTGAACAAGCTTAGACGCTTATCCCAGCAGGTAGCAGCAAGGAGTACCCAACCGTAATGGTACAGGACATGTCTATTGGCCAGAGCTTATCCATGTAGCTAATAAGTGGTTGGGTTTAGATGCCAGCCCCCTGTCCTGTGGGGCAGCATGAGAGGGACGCTATACACCATCATCCTGTAGACCACCAGGTCGGTGACACCACATTACCAGTTCTGAAAGTCACAAAGTCACTAGAAGGGGGACGCTACCTATCACCGGTGGTGTAGGTCACCAGGAGGGGAACGCTACCTACCACCCGTCCTTTAGGTCACCAGAAAGGAGACATTGCACATACCATCCTTCCTGCTGGTCAACAGAAAGGGGATTGTGCACACGACCCGTTACTGGGAACACCTTTGCCCTTACAATAGTTCCTCACTAAGACAACCATGACAGGTGTTTAATGCATCCCTGTTGCCGGTCATTTGTGTCAAGACTGAATCATAAATGTTCCTAAACGCATCGTAGTTGTTACAAGAAATCACCCTCTACCTGCCTCCGGGATTCGCATTGTTCATCATACTTACAGTTTGCAGTTGGTAGTGTGAAGCGTCGGATAGTGTGAGTGGTCTACAGGTGCAAACCACTAGAACTGGTGCAACGCTTCAGCAGGTAGCGAGACCACTCATGATAACATCTGATAAGGATAGGATATTATCACTACTCTTACTGGATGGTTAAGTGGTGGCCCGCCCCTGTTACAGGGCAGCCCTCTGGTGGTGGAATGTCCATGGTGTTGGTCTGTCCCTTGTGTTGGCTTGCTCCTGGTACTGACCTGTTCATGGTGCTGGCCTACTGATGGTACTGGTATGCCCCTGATAGTAAGTACTGTAGTAACCTTATCAGAGAATATCCTTACTATTGACTAATCATAATGCTGGGTGACGTCATTACTGAGCATGTCTACAGTTGGTGTAATCAATCAGGTTATCGtaagtttgtatgtagcagtatCGTTGTTATCTAGATCTACCGAGGTCCACGGAATGCCGGCTAATCTGTTTGTACTgataacctcttttttttttttgtctcagctGTGACTGGCCTTACCTATAGCGTAACGGTGGCCAGCTTTTCCTTTGGCACAGCTGTAGCTGGCCTTACCTGTGGCGCAATTGTGGCCAGCATTACTTATTGCGTAATGGCGTCATGCACTTGGCACGATTGTGTCTGGCCATACCTGCGGTACAACGTCCAGTATAAGAGCAGTAAAAAGCATCACTTTATTACAGAGCCGTATTGAAGCATTAACCAATCCCAGCGGTATATTTGATAATCATAAAGCATTATGTAAATAGGCAATCGTGGGACGAGTCAAAATGATTTTACGTGCGtagttttcaatttttttttaataaggatTAGGTGGATGTAATTCAAGCCAAGTTacaagaaaaaaattgagaaCTACTCATGATCTATTAAAATTGATTGATCCTGTAACTGGCTGATGCTTAATACAGTCCTGTGATTAGCCGACGCTCGTATACCCCCAGGGAGCTGGGACTGAGTGGTAGTTAAATACGGGTGTCATGGAGGAAAGTTGTCTTTATATTGGAAATTTTTGACCAAGTGATGTGGATAACTTAAGTGACTGTTTAGATATTACAGTGTCGTGTGACGAACAGTGCTGGTGATTTGGTGTCAAACGATGAAGCTGGCTTAGTGTTGCAGCTTGGATGATGACACGTCGGGAATATTTACGTGTTTTGTCTGGCCATAGTGAACAATGCTGTATCTAAGACTGTATTCCAGCCGAGATATTCACACCCACACGACCGTGTAACTTTGTTTTTTAGATTTGTGAAAATATTTCACTGATTTGTGTATAAACACGTGCTTTGCAGCAATTGAAGAGAGTGCAGAGAAGGTTCTTTACAAGTAAACATGTCCTATGTAAGCTCGTAATGGTAAGTAAACTCGGTTATATTACTGTGACATCGCACATTTTGATACTAGCTTCCATGAATGTTTTAGATTTTTCGCGGCCCTGTGTACTTATTTCGGACTATCCATTATACGTATTAAGTATGAAGATAGCAGTAATGCCAGAAATACTTTGCGTACTCCGAAATGTGAAATGTTGTCACAGGGTGGCTAACAATATGCATATAATTCGAATGCTTCCTTCCCAGGCATTTAACTTACATTTTTAGAAGCACATGCGCCTTTTGTTTGCCGCAGATCAAAATATGTCTGAAAGATTGGTTCTTGTAAGAACTACGGTGTTGTGTATATACTTTACCTATACTTTACGAGGTTACGTTTGCCTCGGTTGCATGGAGGCTAGTTTATATTATGTAGTTACACTTTAAGAATTATATTTTGATATCACATATATAGTATCCAAACATATGGATGATGTGAAGTACCGTAGAAGTGTTATATCCATTCCCGCAGTTTGACCCAAGATAAGTTCAAGGGAGAAATGCATTCCTTCCTAACTTGATAAATAGATCAGTAATACTGTATGGTATTCTTTCTTGATTTAACAGTTATGTTAGGAAGGTATACCATTCTTACCCAACACTTAGGTAAGAAAAACATACTATTCTTTCCCAACAGTTTCATCGAGAAGGTATCCCATCGTTACTCGACGGCTAGGTAAGAAAGATATCCCATCGTTACCCATCAGTTACGTCAGGAAGCTATCCCGTTCTCACCCATCAGCTAGGTCAGGAAGATATCCCTTCTTGACCTTACTGTCAAGGAAGTAAGGTAAGTCTTCCCTACCCAGGAGTTAGGTGTAAGAAAGGTATCACGGCTTGACTTTTAAGCTAACGACCCCCCGCAAAAAAAGTGTCTATTTAGATACAAAAGGTAAGGAAACAACTTTTCAGTCTACCCTTTTAGCGTAATTATTGCTTCTGATGTATTGACAGTGTCTATGAATCATATGAAACACAAAGATGTATTTTCGTGATACAGTGTTATGTTCCTTTGTGTTGTAACGAGATAGCCTTACCTTAGTCACAGTCGTCATTGTAAAGATTTTCTAATGAAAATTTCTTTTGACTGTAAATCACGTTTATGTGCTTTGTGAGAACAGTATATTTCCAGTGACATTAAAGAAATTTAgacttacaattttttttatctcGAAACTTAGTCATGATAAAGATGCCGCTAGCAAAATAATCCCTGCGTAAAAGTTTTTAGAGTAAAATGGAAGCACAGGAGACGTGAATCCCATCCGACCCTTGTTGGGCACACATATTTGTAGATAAAGCGAATCTTGGAAGTGTAGGTAGGGAAGACGTCATTTTGTAATTGTTCACACTCCATTAGGTAGGTCTCTACTCCCGTAGCTTCTCACTAATTCGGCTGGGTTTAGTTAccgggaaatatgtatatattcttccgCCTTGAGTTGTTCTTCATATGAGTTAATTAGCCTCAAGAGAAGGTAAGCTGGATGGTGACAAACTGGATATATATAAGCCCCACACAAAGAAATGTGCTTAGTTTGCCGACACAAACTCTAATGAACGTGAACTTTTGTTTCTAATTTAAGTAAACTGCCACATGGAGAAGCTAAGAAAAGATATGCGAGATATAACCTGATGACCTCAAACTTTGTGATGTCATCGTTTTCTGGACCAGAGCTCATTGATAATGAATGGAATTTGCCGCTTTGTTAACGCGTATAAAGCATTTAGAGGAAATATTTTGCGAACCAACACAAACCCTCGTACAAATGgaaagacaaacacagacagtTAAGCAACAAAAATGGGGGCTAGAGGGAACACGCACACgattaaatgtaaagtaatgaggctgTGCAAGAAAGCCTCTGTATGATAATTACCTAGAGGGAAATAAGCTACTGATATCTTTCTGTGAAGAAGACATGGGAATCGATGACTAAACTGTCCTCAGAGCTTCACATCAGCCCTAAG of Panulirus ornatus isolate Po-2019 chromosome 26, ASM3632096v1, whole genome shotgun sequence contains these proteins:
- the LOC139757387 gene encoding uncharacterized protein; translation: MSTWEEGGQQLEGMVKAREGQSVVTVRNPLLFPLACIDVLLTAALCGLNYCLRFDPSLREDCSLVNWEVLQLPCSDLAGISFLHEFQVNHTLTSSVTFTLSESIFFTCAIVVPCCMVILVEVMRSQFPPHKVKKVESTCFTFPLWARRIPRFICTFLLGGSMTGLLVAVIKLLVAFPRPYLLDVCDPEPGNMPVCSSNLTWFPEKLCQGDKIVMHEALRAFPSYHATLALYCGVWTSIYFSTMAKLPGVNSSRLVLVGGIFIMTIVGSTHSLLTHQSSSTDVIAGGLIGTIAAFYVVYGVLNGFKEQKWRMKVVAVSRQVNEPNLLPKLPLGGSPDIIQQLSDKCQVDLMEGSEESSEDESDNDFLLNSLAFSSDSFPIIPRATTISRGTASHGNALVPPAQAVNPIVNDRISIPPPPPPPPSGPPPKYSQPDPWTTSSRPYNVPRQRYSAPAPTPRAPAYDASQTLPHNLIQRKALFAYCTQDSDTLPRARTETSSYF